In the genome of Methanobrevibacter arboriphilus JCM 13429 = DSM 1125, the window TCAAGTGGTATTGACTCACCAGTTGCAGCTTACTTAATGATGAAAAGAGGTTGTGCTATAACAGCTATTCATTTTGATAACGATCCTTTTGCAGGTCCAAAGGTTACAGAAAATTTCAAAGAGTTAATAAATAAACTTAATGAATATTCATATGGATTTCCAATAAGAACTAAAATAGTAAAATATGGAGATTACCTAGAAAAATGTAAAGATAATGCTCCTGAAAAGCTTACCTGTGTATTGTGTAAATCTGGTATGTATAAATTAGCTAGTGAAGTAGCTAAAAAAGAAAATGCATTGGGAATAGTTGATGGTAGTAGTGTAGGACAAGTAGCATCTCAAACACTCCATAATATATTAGCTACACGTGCTAATGCAGAATTTCCTATCTTAAGCCCACTTATTGGCTTAGATAAAATAGAGATAGAAAAAATATCTAGAAAAATTGGAACTTTTCCTATTTCTGAAATTAATGATGGAGGATGTTCTGCGGTTCCACGTTATCCTGAAACTAAAGCTGAACTTAGTAGAGTTAATGATGCATTAGAATTAATAAATCAGGAGGTAGAAATAAAAAAAGCTGTTGAAAAGTTATATTAGTTTTTCAAATATTTTTACAAATATATGTAAACTTAATTTATTTTTAAAATATTTTAATATAAAGATATTTTATTATGTAAAAAATACTTTAATATAAAGATATTTTATTATATAAAAAATACTTTAATGTGACTATATTTTATTATGTAAATTATATTTTGAATATAAATTGTAATGTTAAATCGTAATGTTTATATATTATTTTCATTCAAATAACAATTGTTATAAATTATGGAGAAGTTTCTATATTTAAACGAAATAATGACAAAATTATAAAAAAATATAGTGAAAAATAAACATTATAGCAAAAAATAGAACAAAAAAATAAAAATCATAGTGAAAAAATAAAGATAAATAGAATTTAAAATATGAAATATTTAATATAATATTAAATTTAAAAATATGGTGAAATTATGGTACTAATTGTTGGGTCTGGTGTAGGAGGAGCAATATTAGCAATGGAGTTATCAAAAGCTAATATTCCAGTAACTATTGTTGAAAAAGGACCATTTTGTGATGTTGCTGATTCATATAAATATTATGATGAAATTGATGATTATTTAGATCTTTCAAAAACAACTTGTGTTGGAGGATCAAGTGTTGTAGCAGCTGGAAACGGTGTTAGGCTACTTGAAGATGAATTAAAAGAGTACAATGTTGATATCTCAAAAGAACTTGATGAAGTAGAAGAATTGTTAGATATTCACCAAATGGATGATTCTCACTTTGGTGAAGGTACAAAGAAATTTATTGAAGCTGCAAAGTCTATTGGTCTTCCAGTTATAAAAATGCCTAAATTCATAAGAGAAGAAGATTGTATTCAATGTGGAAAGTGTGCATGGGGTTGTCCAAGCAATGCAAAATGGTCTTCACAAGATTTCATTAAGATAGCTATTGAAAATGGAGCAGAGTTAATAGATGAAACTGAAGTTACTGAAATAGTTACTGAGAGAGATTCTGTAAAAGGAGTTAAAGTTAAAAGATCAAACGGTAATGAAGAGATTATTGAATCTGATACTGTTGTTTTGGCTGCTGGAGCTATTGACTCTGCAATTATTCTTCAAAGGTTAGGTTTAAAAGCTGGAGAAAAATTATTTGTTGATCCTTTTGTTACTGTTGGAGGAGTTATTAAAGACATTAACTATTATAAAGAAGTAACTATGAATGCATTGGTTATTGGAGGAAACTTTGTTCTTGCTCCTCACTATTCTATTATTTTAAATGAAAATATTAGTAATAAAAATACTAGTGATAATAGTGATAATAATAGTGGTAATACTGGTGATAATAATATTAATGAGGATAATATTAAAAAAGGAGATATATTAAGTATTATGGTTAAGATTCCTGATGATAATCATGGGAAAATTGTAGATGGAGAAGTTATAAAAGAAAATACAATTAAAGATGTTAGATTTATTGCTGAAGGAGCAGCTACTGCTGGTGCAATTTTAGTAAAAGCTGGTGTAGACCCAAATACTATAGTTTCAACACATTTAAGAGGAGCTCATCCTGGTGGAACAGCTGCTATTGGAGATATTGTTGATACTAATCTCGAAACAGAGTATAAAGGTTTGTTTATTTCTGATGCTAGTGTTATTCCTGAAGCTCCTGGAGCTCCTCCAATAATAGCTATTTTAGCATTGTCTAAAAGATTATCTAAATATTTAATAAACAAACAGTGAAAATCTAATAAAATGTATTAATTTAATAAATTAATTATAAAAATTTAATAAATTACAATAACTCAATAAATAATAACCCAATAAATTATAATAATTTAATAAATTATAATAGATTTTTTTATTAAATAATTTTTTATTATTATTATAAATGATTGTTTGTTTTATATTGATATTACTATTGATTATATCAACTATTATTATATTAAATTTATCTTACTATTATTTTTATTAATATTACTTATTAACATTATTTTATTAATAATATTTTTATAATATCAATTTATAAATAATATTTTTATTAATATTATTTTTATTAGTATTATTCTTATAATATTAATTCTATTAATATATTAATAATTCTATTAATGTATTAATTCTATTAATATTATATTTATTAATATTAATTATTAACATTATTTTATTAGTATTAATTATATAATATTAAATTTATTAATACTAATCTCATTTATTGCTTTATATTTAATTATATAGAATAATATTTTTGATACTAAAAGAAATAAAAAACAATATTAATGATAATAACTTAATAACAAATAAAAAGGAGAAAAAATTATGGATAATAAATATATAGTATTAATAATTGCAATAGTTATAGTACTAATTGGAGCAGGTGCATATCTTTATGCTAATTCATCTGATCCTGATACTGTTAACATTGGATATTTGCCATCAGATCATCATGCTGCATTGTTAATAGCTGAAGCTGAGAAAAAATATGAATCCAAGGGAGTAAAAGTTAACCTTGTTAAGTTTGATAATGGTGGTAATTTAATGACAGCTATGGCAAATGGTGAAGTTGATGTAGGATATGTAGGTATAACTCCAGCATTATCATCAATATCAAAAGGAGTTCCTGTTAAAATTGTCTCATCTGTTCAAGAGGAAGGAAGTGGAATTGTTGTTCCTGATGATTCAGGTATATCTAATGTATCTGATTTAAAAGATAAAAATGTAGCTACTCCCGATCCAAGTTCAATACAATATATGCTTCTTTTATATGCTCTTAAAGAAGCAAACTTAGATAAAAATGATTTAACAATTTCATCTCTAAAATCTCCACAATTAGTAGATGCTATAAAAACTAAAAAACTTGATGGAATTGTAGCTTTTGAACCATTTGTAACTCAAGCTGTTTTAAATGCTAATGGAACTGAAATTGCTTCTTCTAATGATATTTTACCAGAACACCCATGTTGTGTGATAGTTGCAAGAGAAGATTTTATTACAAATCATGAGGATAAGCTTAAAATAATATTAGATATTCATAATGAAACAACAGAATATATTCTAAAAAGTCCTGAAGAGGCAGCTAGTAAATTACCAGCAGACCAATTTGATGTTAATGTTGAAAAGGTAGCTATGAAAAATATAAAATTCACTTCTGGTTTAAGTGATGATTATAAAAACAAAGTTAAAGACTTTATGGATATAGAAATTGATTTAGGTTTAATAGAAAAAGCTTTAGACATTAATAAAATATTTCAAACTATATAAAGTTAAATATTAAATCAAATATAAAAAATACATAAAAAAGTAAATTAAAAATCATAATTTGATTTTTGATTACTTTTCCTTATTTTCAATATAATAATAGTTAAATTCAAATAAAAATAAACTCAACCAATAAAATTAAGTAATAAAATTAAGTAATATAATAATAAAATTAAAATAATAAAATTTTAATATAAAGTTTTAATAGTCTAAAGAGTAATAAAAATTAATATTAAATATAATAATTTTTAATTTAAATAATGGTTAAGGGTATCTTGAATAAAAAAGTTCTTTCATTAATAATTCCAGTAACTTTAATAATCATATGGTTTTTAATCACAATGGTTTTTAAAGTATTTCCAGATTATATAATACCTACTCCATTAGATGTATTAAATGCTGGATACAGCCTAATAATCACAGGTCAATTACTTGATGACACAATAAATACATTATTTAAGGTTTTATTAGGGATAATATTAGCTACAATAGTAGCTGTTCCATTAGGTCTGATTTTAGGATGGTCTGAAAGATTAGAAGCTATGTCAGAATTAATAGTTAGTATTTTAAGACCTATTCCTCCAGTAGCATGGATACCATTTTCACTTTTATGGTTTGGTATTGGAATAGCTCCAGCAGTGTTTATTATATTTATGGGTTGTATATTTCCTATCCTTGTTTACACAATTGATGGTGTAAAAAGAACCGATAAGGTTTTAATAGAAGCAGGACAAACATTAGGAGCTAATGACTTACAGATACTTAGTAAAGTTATTTTTCCTTCATCTTTTCCAACCATTGTTACAGGATTAAAAGTTGCATTTGGAATTGATTTAATGTGTACAGTTTCTGCTGAGATGGTTGGATCAACATCTGGTTTAGGTCAAATGATTATGACTGCATCTACTTTATCTAATACTGGAGATATCGTTATTGGTATGTTAGCTATTGGTATTATTGGATTAGTATTCGATAGACTTTTTATTCATGCTCAAAGGAAAATATTTTGGTAAGAACATAATAGATTATAAAGCATAATAACTTAGAATTATTTATGAAATTTGGAATATTATGTCAATTAAAATAAAAAACATCAACAAGAAATTCAAAACAAATGAGAAAGAGATTATAGCACTAAACAATATAAATCTCGAAATTGAAGATAATGAGTTAATTTGTATTCTTGGTCCATCTGGCTGTGGAAAGACTACTTTACTTCGTTTAATTGGAGGACTTGAAAAGTCTGAAAGTGGGGAGATAGTAGAAAATGGAGAGTTAGTTGAAAAACCATCGAGAGAACGAGGATTTGTTTTTCAACAATATTCATTATTTCCTTGGTTAAATGTATTAGATAATGTAATGTTTGGTTTAGAGATAGCAGGACATTCAAAAGAGGAAAATATTAGGAGAGCTAAGAAATACTTAGAAGCTGTAGGCTTAGAAGGTGCAGAAGAGTTATATCCTCACGAACTTTCTGGTGGAATGAAACAAAGAGTAGCAATTATAAGGTCTCTTGTTAATAAAACAAAGACGTTGTTAATGGATGAACCTTTTTCAGCTTTAGATATGCAAAATAGACATAAATTACAGGAAGAACTCATTAGAATATGGAATAAAACAAATAATACAATTGTTTTTGTTACTCATGATGTTGATGAAGCTGTTTTTCTTTCAGATAGGATTGTGATTATGAGTAAAGATCCTGGAGAAATAAAAGAAATTTTTGAAAATAATTTACCAAGACCAAGAAAAAGAGAAACAGAAGAATTTATTGAAATTCAAAACTTAGTTATAGAAATACTAGATAGTTAATTATATATTATTAATAATTTCAATAACGTTAATATAAATTATTAATATAAATCATTAAAAATTATATTATATATTAATAAAACATTCAAAATTTATATTAATTTTTCATAAATTTATTATTTTTCATTTTATTCATACTTTTATCTGTTTTTATTTTATATTTCATATTTTTAAGTTTCATACCATATTTACTATAACTTATTTTTTAATTATTATTTACTATAACTTATTTTTTAATTATTTTTTATAGTCAAAATCAAAAACTATTTATATGGTTATATATAATAGTATTTTGTTATTAATATAGCGAGTATTTGCTATTTATATTCATTTAAAACTGATGATAAGGAGTTGATTTTATTAAATATTCAGTAACCGTTATTACTCCATCACATAATCCAAATATTGAATTTTTTAAAAAAACATTTAAATCATTGCGAAATCAGACAATATCTTTTGAAAACATTGAATGGATTATCATTTGTCATAATTGTGAGTATAATTATATTAAAATGATTAAAAACATAGTGAAAGATTATGAAAATGTTCAGATATTTGAACTAAATAATAAAAAGAGAGGTCCTGCAAGTCCAAGGAATTTAGGGCTTAGTAAAGCTAATGGAAAATTTATTTCTTTTCTAGATGATGATGATGAACTTGTTCCAAAAACATTTGAAACCTGTGAAAAATATTTTAAATTGAAAAATCCTGATATTATAAGTTTCAATTATAAAGCTATTGGTTTATCAAAAGAAGGACCGAATTTTAAACCAGTAAATTTTATTTCTGATACGGATGAAGAGTTTTTCATTATTGATAAAACAAACTGGCAAAGTGAAAAGTTTATTTTTGGTTCAGGACTTAATATTACCTCTAAAATTTATAAAAATCATGATTTTATTCAAAAACATAACATTAAATTTGATGAAAGTCTTCTTTTTGCAGAAGATGTTTTATTTAATCTTGATGCAATACATGCTGCCTCAAGAATAACATTTTTAACAAGATTTGAAGGATATTTATATAGAATGCATGAAGGTTCTATGATACACACATTACAAGTTAATTTTCCAGATTTAATACATCGCGCAAATGGATTTAAAAAAATATTTGATAGAGGGTTAAAGTATAATTTTTTTATGAATCAACTAATTATGGATTTAATAGGATTTGAAGCAGTAATGATCTTAAACAACAAAGATTTATCATATAAACAAATTAGATATATTTCTAAAATTTTCAAACCATATATGAAATACATATCAAAAATAAATTCATCAAAGGTATATCCTAAAAACATTTTAATATTTCTTAAAATTTTAATTAAGTTAATAATTGAACAACCCATATCAAGTATTATTATATTGAAAATTATAAAATTATTTAAAATTGATGTTTCTAAAATCTTAGGAAATAAACAATAAAAAGATAATAATTTATAATATAAAGTTTAATAAAAAGATAAATTAATATAAAATTTTAAATTATTATTTAAAAAAGCTATTATTGTGAAAAAATAGCTATCATGAAAAAATAAATGTTTTAAATAGCAATTAAAAAAAAAAAACAATTAATTGTATTAGTTAAATTTTAACTAAATTGATAAAAAATATACATTAACCACCATAAACGATTTGTATAATTTGGACTTCATCTCCCTCTTTAATTATAGCTTCTTCTTCTACTATTTCTCCATTTTTTTTAACAACAGTACTTTCAATAGAAACATCAAGATCATTTAAAACATCTTGAACACAAATTTCTTCAGTAAGTTCCTTGTCTTCTTTTTTATTTTCAAATATTAATGTAAAACTCATAATAACACCTATTTTTTGTTAGATTTGAACTTATAGATAAACCGATATAGATCTATAAATAATATTTTATAATATCATTTGATATAATATTATTTAGATATAATATGATTTAGATTTATAAATATTTTAAATTTATAAATAATTTTATAATTCTATTACATCAAATGATGATAAATCTAAAATATTAAAACTTAAAAGTTTTGGTGAGTAAGTGACTTCACCAACCCCTGTTATTAATTTAAATGCTTCAAAAGCTTCTAAACAACCCACAATATTTGGTGTTGGACCAATAACTGGAGGAACTCCCCTATTTAATGAATTAATATCTTTTATTGTATTTTCATCTAATTCTTTATCGATTGAAGGTAATTGAAACATTTCTTCATAAGTTTTTGTTTCAGGAGTAAAAACAGAAACTTGACCCATTGTCCCATGAATTGCTCCATGAACATAAGGGATTTTGAGTTTTTTAGCAGCCCTACTTACAATTACACGAGTAACTAAATTATCTAATGCATCTAAGACTACATCAGAGTCACCTATGACTTTTTCTACATTTTCTTCATTTAATTCTTCATTAAATGCATTAACTTCAACATAAGGATTTACATTTCTGACTCTTTCTTTTGCAGAATAACTTTTTTCTTTACCTAATGTTTCTAATCCACTGATTAGCTGCCTATTTAGGTTTGAAAGGTCAAAAATATCTTTATCAATTAAATTAATTTTTCCTACACCCATACGAGCTAGTTGTTCAATTAAAGACCCTCCGATTCCTCCACATCCAATTACAGTTACTTCTGCTTCTTTGAATCTAGTTTGTTGGCTTTTTGTTACTATGCTCATTTGACGACTAATAATTTCCCAATATCCCATTCCTATATATCTTGTTGGCATTAAATCACTTTCTTGCTTTATACGATTTATAATTAAAATATTTATCTGAATAGTCTTTATTGTTTATATATAAACTATAAGATAATTAAATATTCATATATAACTTTTATAAATAAATATAATACTATTCAATAATTAATATATTTTTAAACTTATATTCTTTTTAATATTATTATTTTAAATAATTAATAATTTAAATAATTATTAATAATTATTAATAATTAATAATAATTTTTAATAATTTTTTTATAATTATTTTTAATATTCATTATTAATAGCTAAATATCTATTTTTAATAATTATATTATTAATTTTAGTATCTAATTAATTTTAAATTTAGTATTTCATTAATTATATTGATACTATTTTTATTTTTAAGTCATTAATACAATTCTTAGCATTTTTATAACAATAGTTATATTTTTATATTATGACTAACTTATATATAAACATTTTCATGAGAATATTTTATTCTAATATTTGTTCTAATGTTTATTCTAATATTTATTATAATATTTATTATAATATAAAAATAAAGTAAGGATAAAACAAGGAGTTTAAAAAAGATGAATTATGAAAATGACAAGAATGATGATAAATATTCAATAAATCTTTCAAAGGAGATATTAAACTCTATCGAAGCTCCTAAAGATTTAGGGCTACTTAAATGTATTCAATGTGGTATGTGTACATCATTATGTCCTGCTGCTGCACACACTGATTATAATCCTCGTGATCTAATAGCTAAAATCCTTAATAATGATGAAAGTATAATTGAAGATGATAAAATATGGAATTGTTTTTATTGTTATACTTGCCAAAGTGTATGTCCAGTTAAAAATAGTGCTTGTTTAGCTAATCAAGTTATTAGACAAATTGCTATTGATAGAGGAATAGCTAAAGAAAAAATAAAACCATTTGTAACATATGGGGAGACTTTTTTAGATATTGGAATTGGTGGAATGCCTAAAAGCTTTTTCATGGACTTAAACAAGGATATTGATGGTTGGTTAGATTTAAAAACTGATCTTGATAAAATAAGAGAAGAGCTTTCTTTAGGTCCTGTGAAAATGCCTAAAAAATCAATTGAAGAGGTCAATTTATTACTTAAAAAAGCAAAATTTCATAAGAGAATGGAAAAGATGAAAAGTGAGTAATGTGAATGGCTAAATGAAAGTAATTTTTTAAATAAATGTAAAATGACTAAATGAGAGTAATTTCTTAAATAAAAGTAAATTTAAATGAAAAAAAAAATAAAAATTAAATGAATAAAAATTAAATAAATAAAAATTGAACGAATAAAATTAATTAATAATAAATGAGTTGATAATTATGGATAAAATACCTGATAAAAATATTCTACTATTTAAAAGTTGTTTAGTTAGTACTGAATATCCGGGGATTGAATCTTCAACTAAATATATTTTTGATAAATTAAACATTGATTATACTATCGATCATGAACAATCCTGCTGTACAGGCCTTGGTCATTATAGTGATGTTTTTGATCAATTTTCTACAACATTAATAGCTGCTCGTAATTTCAATTTAGCTAAAAATATTGATAAAAAAAATATTGTGACTATGTGTGCAACTTGTTATGCTATAAATAAAAAATCTTCAGAAATATTAAATGAAAATGATGATTTAAGAGAAGAAATTAATTATATTTTTAATGATTGTGGTTTTAATGAATATGAAAAAGGTTCTGTTGATACAGAAAAAAATATTCTCCATGTAGTTGATATTTTATATGATAAAAGAGATGAAATTAGTAAAAATATTGTGCGAGACTTATCAAATATCAAAATAGCTACCCATCATGCATGCCATTATTGTAAAGTGTCTTATGATAATATATTAGATGGATCTAGAAATCCAGTGTTACTTGATGAAATAGTAAAATCTTGTGGTATTGATACAATTGGATGGTATAGTGAAAAAAGAACTACTTGTGGTGCTGGTTTTCGCCAAAGATTTGTTAACAAAGATTTATCATTAGATGTAACTGAAAAAAAACTTTTAGCTTTAAAAGATGAAGATGTGGATATATTAATACACATGTGTCCAAATTGCCATATGCAGTTTGATAGATATCAACCATATATCCAAAAAAAATTAGATTTAGATTTTAAAGTGGTTCATCTAAACATTGCTCAATTTATTGCTTTAATTTTAGGTGCAGATCCATATAAAGTTGTTGGGATTCAAACTCATACTATCCCAATTGAACCATTCATTGAAAAGCTAAATAAAAATGATTCTAAAATTAAGGATAAAGTTGAAGATAGTGAAAATGAAATATCTACATAATCAATTTAAAAATTATTAAATTGTATTATTATTAATATTAGAAAAATATATTTATTAATATTATTAGTATAATTACTATTACTACTAAAACATATTATTACTATTATTAAAATATATTTATTAATATTATTAAAAAGTATTACTATTACTACTAAAATATATTATTATCAGTATCAGTAATATTATTAATTTTTTAATTTTATTTTAATTTAACTTTAAATTTATATAAACCGTAATTATACTGATAATATTTTTTAAATATGAAAAAATATAACAATTGTTAACATTTATATATTATAAAAATTAATAAGATATAATATAGTTATTTAAATATTAAAAAATTATGAAAGAAAATCAATAAAATTTAAAACAATTCACTAGAAGGTGAGCTATTGTCAAAAAGAAGCTTAGATGATATTAATGAAAAAATAAAAAAGGGTGAAGCAAATATATTCACTGCTCAGGAATTAAAAGAAGCTATTAAAAACGAAGAAGATATAAAGTTTGATGATGTTGATGTTGTAACAACTGGTACCTGTGGTATAATGTCTGGTACTGCTGCAATATTTCATATTGGAGTTACAGAACCTGGAGTTTTTCAAAAAGCTAAAAGTGTATATCTTAATGGTGTCCCTGCTTTTCCAGGACCATGTCCTAATGAGCTTTTAGGTTCAATAGATGTTATAGCATATGGAACAGAACATAGTGTAAGAGATCATGAGTATGGTGGAGGATTTTTATTTAAAGATATTTTAAGTGGAAAAGATATTGATGTAGAAGTAGAATCAATAGATGGCCAAAAATTCGAAACTAGTGTAAACATTGAAGATATTCCTAGAGCACAAATAATAGGAGTTAGAATGGCTTTTAGAAATTATACTGCTTTTGTAAATCCTAAAAATGACATTGTCAACTCAATTTTTAATGGAATACCAATGGAAGGAGGTTTAGATCAGCTTTCATTCTCAGGATGTGGTGATTTAAATCCTTTACAAAATGATGTAAGTGGAAATATAATAAAAGAAGGCACTAAAATATTGTTTAATGGAGGTCCTGGAGTAATTTTAGGTTCTGGAACTAGGAGTTCTGATGCTAAACCAAATCTCATGTTAACTGCCGATATGCTTCAAATGTCTTCAGAATATATTGGAGGATTTAAAACTGGAGCTGGACCTGAAATATATGACTCAGTAGCTATACCAATACCTATACTAAATGAAGAAATTTTCAATGATGTTAAAATATTAAACAGTGATATTCCTCTTGTAGTGGCTGATATCCATGGAAGACATTTACCTTTAACAGAAACTAGCTATGATAAAGTTTGGGAAGGATATGATGAGCGACCTACTTTTAATTCAAGTAAGTTTAACAAAGAAGATAATGCTGAAGTTCAAAAATCTTGTCCAACAAATGCAATCAATGATAATGGAACAATTGATCTTGACAAGTGTTTTGGTTGTGGATTATGTGTATATCTTACTAAAAATGACACATACACAATGAATTTAGGTTCAGTTGATGTTGAAATTGAAAATAAAAATCATAATATACCTATTACATGCAGACAATCAGATATTCAAAGAGGTAAAAAGATCTCATCTAAGTTAAAACAATTAATAATTGATAAAGAGTTTGATTTATAAACATACTAATCCAATAATTAAATCAAATAACTTTATTT includes:
- a CDS encoding methanogenesis marker 16 metalloprotein, which produces MSKRSLDDINEKIKKGEANIFTAQELKEAIKNEEDIKFDDVDVVTTGTCGIMSGTAAIFHIGVTEPGVFQKAKSVYLNGVPAFPGPCPNELLGSIDVIAYGTEHSVRDHEYGGGFLFKDILSGKDIDVEVESIDGQKFETSVNIEDIPRAQIIGVRMAFRNYTAFVNPKNDIVNSIFNGIPMEGGLDQLSFSGCGDLNPLQNDVSGNIIKEGTKILFNGGPGVILGSGTRSSDAKPNLMLTADMLQMSSEYIGGFKTGAGPEIYDSVAIPIPILNEEIFNDVKILNSDIPLVVADIHGRHLPLTETSYDKVWEGYDERPTFNSSKFNKEDNAEVQKSCPTNAINDNGTIDLDKCFGCGLCVYLTKNDTYTMNLGSVDVEIENKNHNIPITCRQSDIQRGKKISSKLKQLIIDKEFDL